The region gccgatGCTACCTCGTCCACCCCACGAGTACGTTTCATCTCAAATCACATTGGAAATGCTGGAACCAGAAGGGTAGGTAAACATTGAAAGTAATGCATAGGTATATTTTCTTAATGCGAAAGATACTGATGAAAGTCGGGaggaaacaaataaaaatttttccaggtAGACAAACAGTGGACAGAGAATGAAAGAAGTGTTCCTTGTACTGTAAATTTAGGAATGAAACCGCATACAAACGGGTTAATTATTACAGCACTGGATGACGGTCCcccaaaataaaaaatgttccaCCGATTTAAGGTTACGTGTAACTTACGCAGAAATgttcaaagaaaaaacgaagccGTTGAAAGTAAGGGACAGAAAAGAAGGATGCTCGCGGAATATCAGCAATGAAAGTGgttaaaaatcaaaacgatAAACGGGGGTGGCGGGCAAATGTGGAAAATATTCGCGGGAGCGCGGGTACGAGCTTCGGTGCCCTTCGGGGAGTCTTGAAAGCATAAAAGGTTAAAAATAGACTCGGGACTCGGTGGTGAAAACGCGGGCGTGTGTAGTCCAAGCTAAATCATATGTTGGTTGCCATGGCGTGCCCGGCTATCTCTTCAGCGTCTCCAGGGGCCGGACCCGATATGACGGTTTACAAAATTACGTACCCTTCTCCAAGCATCACTTCTACAAAAATCACTCCGCCTTTTTATCGTGCACTGCGATTTACCCAATCTTTTCAACGTGCATTTATTCCGAACAACCGGTAAAAATCTCTTTCTTCGGTGCAATTCGATCATATTTCGACACTCTACGTACTCTTTCCTCTTTAACCGTTCTCTAACCTGCAAATCGGCAACGTTTCGACAACGTTTCACATTTCACGGCTCAGCTCGACATATTTTCAGAGAAGCTGCCGCTGAATATTGTTTCATGCCTGACTCAAATCGTGAGTGAGCAGTAGGAGGTAAGcgtcattttgttttttcaactccTTTGCAAAGCATCATTTTCGATCAACGTTCGGGGTAGTGTACAGTTGAAGAAAtgtaagagagagagggagagaaatggGAAATAAGAGAAGGAAAAGCAGAACTTGACGTGTACGGAAATAAACGCTTCTCGAGAAATCCGTGTGAAGCGAAAAGAACTTTAGATATTGAGGACTGTACTCTCGTTCGCTACACGGTTGCGACTTGGATAACAGTGTTGTTGGCGGTTTGTAGAGAAAAGaatgagtaaaataaaaactccGAGTCGTCTGCCAATAATCTAATTGTAAACAACGAAACTCCAAGTTATTCTCTTAGCACTATTGTTACGCAATAATAAAGAGAAATACGTTACACATTTCACGTTGTTTCTCGCGAACGAACTGCAGGGTGCCTCTCCTCCCGGAGAGGAAGCCGGCCTCGTAATTTTCAACCACCTCCACTTGAATTTTCTTCAGGAAAGACGTAAaagaatgaggaaaaaaaaccgataCTCCTACTCAACAACCCGATATCAAGTATCGTACCGAATTCCGATCAACGTTATCATCGTTTGCTTCAGTCACACGTTGAGAAACCGGTCACGAAAAACCAATAAAAACTCCATGAATGAAATAAGAACGGTTTAGTGAAACACAGAGcgtgtaataataatggaaaaatcaaattaacaAAGAAACAACGATGCTCCAAACATACGACGTCTCGTGTGCTTTTACGTATTCATACGCGAAACTTCGTACACGCGTATTCCAATTCAAACAAAAACTTTCACCTCCCGATCATCGTTTCACTACAACGACACTCATTCGCCAATAAAGGTGATCAgtcaatatattttataaatatccCGGAAATTCACGGGGGAAAAGATAATCTCCACAAGGGACATTGTCACCGCTACGGGGGTACTCGAAGAACTATTGGATTTTGTATGGCAAACAAGGAACCGACGGGTAGTGCACGGCAATCggagtggggggggggggggggcggctCTGCAGGGGCGTAATTCGAGGGCACTTTGCGTCGCTTCGTTTCCCTGCCAACCGGTCCCACCGGCTGCTGGTACAAGAGATTCATTCGTTTTAACCAACTAAGGTAACATCGGTTTGCGCTCAGAGTTCTGCGTATTTCTAACGGTGGGCACATCGGGAGCACCGAAACGTCAACGTTCTTTTAAAAGTGACGGTGTAAGATAATATGTCCAATGAACGGAGTGAACAagttcgatgaaaatttacaaatttccaGAGATAACGCAGAGCAGTTTATCAACGAGTCGAAAAACCATCGCGACACGCTCGTTCGGACGGTAAATTTTGCCGTTCTAATCGGAATACGGGACCTGATAGGGGGTTTGGTGTCTCCCTTTTTTCACCTACGGACACGCCCCTGAAACTAGCGGCGACGACGGAGGCCGCCAAACGGCGCGCGCAGGTTAACGAAATACCGGAGCGACGGCCATCTTTATGCGGCCAACAGCTGTTCCCGGCAGCGAGCAAACTCCCCCTGGTTATCTGGGTCACGGGAAACTGCGCAACACTCTCCGGATCTGTCGGTAGGACGATTTATTCGGGTAAAATAGACGGTGGAGTACCATCGCgattgtgaaaaatgttgaagaaaATCTTCCAGGATGCCAAATGCAAGTACCTGAATCCTGTATCAATTCGAAATTCGCAGCGATTTGTTCCAAGTCGCAGAGCATATGCCGGCGCGTCTCATTGGCTCGCTTGCAAAGGACTCGACGCTCATTGGCTGTGTGTTTCTAGACCCGGGAATGGACGGCAGGCGGCAGGAGAAAACTCGGGGCAACGTAACAACGCCGTCGCCGTGATTCTGTCGTCATGTTCGAGACGCGGGCGAGCAAAGCTGGGACGACGACGCAACGACGACGCGTGTATTATCGAGTATATGTAATATGGAAGGTAATTCGCGTCACCCCTTGACCAACCTATCGGAGGACATAATCGCACACACATGCTCGTCGTGCTCACGTTTGGCAGCGAGGGTGTGAGTGAATTAATCAATCCAGGCGCATTCagctctttccggatctccgtTAAATATATGCCAAAAATCACCGGCATCAAATCGTAAACAATGATATAATCTGTGTATACACatgttataaattttgacGTGCAAagacttttttatttcttacgtgATGCGTTCAATCCCTAAGCAATATAATTCATCTCCGATTGTCGTGTGGTAAACAAGAACAGCAGGAGGaagcgtgacaaaaattttatctacGATATAGGCGAAGtcttggaaaaaataatcaaatgcCCCCGAGCGTATTCTGATCacaaaatattaaaagaaCGTACATGCATATTAGCATTTGTGTATGTACCGTATGTTGTATTGACAAAATAAATGTACGTGAGTATAAATACTATAATCTACCTTGGTCTTTCTTGACGAGCGAAAACATATGCAATTCTCTGGAAAGTAATTTGTCAAATCGAAATAAAACACCAGCAACAGCACCAGCAGCAAAAACAACGTCCTGTGGATCGATTGAGTGTTAAATAACACTAATGAAAATAACGAGAATAAATGATTGAAAGCATATAACGTAAACATCACGGTGTGTTTcacagtttgaaaaatatctttcgATAAAGTAGAACCGCAGCTAGCAGCAGTAAAGGATCAAGGTCAAAATTTAATCGCGATAATCCGGATCTTCTACACGTCGTACGGACATTCATTGATCCGTAGTGTAAATGTTTTACGTTTTTCCCTCCCGATTGAACGGTATCGCATCCATCCTGAAACTAGCGTAGTACGCGATCAAAGAATACCAGCGCAAAAGACAGTAGGAGGTCATCCATCCGGACATAAGTGAGCGAGGAGGGGCATTCAGCTAAACTCAATCCGTGAGCTACTTCTCAAgtgtaaaatagaaaaaaaaaacttttcccgaAAAGTACACGAAggatacttatacatatagcTATGTATTTGTTTTGTTCAGACAGGTATCGAAGCTAGGGTTCGTGCGATATCTTACGATACAACAGCAACCTTGCTCTCTCTCGTCTCCATATGGACAGCCACATACGGTCGACATTCGGATAAGCGCCAATGACCGAACTGGGCGAGAGGGACGAAAACGGACGAAGCATCATCGTCAGGTTGGGGGTGCATCACGGTAGTAGTTCTCTCTAGCTGTCTGTCCCTCGTCCGAGTAAGCAAGCCCGACGCCGCCATCCATCGCTCGCTCTCAACCAGGCTTGTTGTGTCACCTAGTCGACGCTGACGCCCGTCGCCACACCTCGAGCACGCCCTTTCGATTTTTACGTACATTTCCTGCAGCGGTCACACTATCGTCACCAGGGATTCCGTTGTTTCACCGGATATTTTGGTTattctcttttatttcttcgttattCTATCGTTTCGAGTACGGATGACAAGGGAGTGgggaaagggagagagaaagagggggagggggagagagagagagtggagAGGGGGAGGCCCGTCCGCGCGTGGTAGTTATCTGCCGCATATATGCATGTAGCCCGAGGTGTGTAAAAGCTGTATCATCGTCAGTTATTAGATATTGAGGTGGGGATGGAATACCAGGTGGGGGAGTTCGGTTCCGACGACTACTATTTTGCTGCTTTCCATCTGTGTAACGTATCAACAAGCCGGGGAAGGTGGAAAGAACaaggagaaataaaaaaaaaaaaaacgaaagaagacGAAGGAGAAGAAGCCCCGAAGTCGGTCTTATTTTGGCCGCTAAcgaaaaaatgtgacaacgcAGCCACGTCGTCCGTCGTAGCGCGAGTCCAGTCAGAGGCAGAGACGCAGAGGTGAGCCTTCGACCGTGCGCGCGCGGCTCTCCCGATAATCAGAAATACAGCGTTGCCGCGAGCCCGCGTTCGTCGCATATACGTATGTTTCTATTGCTGCTCGGGAGCGAAATATCCCCACCGCTGATCCTTTAGCCCCTCGCCGTTGCCAGGGCCGTACCCAGCGGCGAAACATACGCGTGGCGTCGACATTTGtcatttcgttttatttctttgcgaATAAACTTGTACatgtcaaaataaaaatgccaGAAATTTTAACTCGTCTTACGTTCCAGAAGATGCGGGGAATAGCTGAAAGGATGGTCTCCCGATTTTTCGtggataaaagaaaatatacgcTACTGGTCGAAAGATATACGTAAGGCTGTACCGTATTGGCCCGGGTTTGAGAGAGGAGTCAACGGATTGGCGGACCAAGTCCACGCACGCGAGATGAGGGACTTTTGCGTTCGACAATGACAGATTTTTACCCCCCCAGAAGATGTGTCACTAACTTTGACACTGGGTAACGTTTATCTTGGTATTACATATTCGTACTCGTATTGCAAGCGACTTTAAAAATCAGTTTCATAGGGATACCCACAAATTGGacgaagtgaaattttctaattgaattcaatagattctaaaaattcaaaagatgtACAAAAGAGTATAAGCTGTGCGTGGTTGCGTTCCATCAATTCCCTGTATCGTAGTTTTGTATGGTATTCCATTCTTTTTTTAGAATTACCTTTGAAAAGCTTTTGCATTGAAGCTAGCAAATGACAGAGAAAGGTATTAATAGTGCGATTATTCGATGGATCCGCTTTGTCAGGAGTCTTCCTGTATCGCAAACTCCAAAATCGGCGAAAATCTTTGAACTGACGGACGTTAATATATGACTAATCAAACGCCGTAACGGACCACAATCAATTTGCCATTATTTCGTGAATAAATTGATGGCATCGCCGTATCGATATTCCCAGTTACACGTGGATGTGCCGTTTATGTATGGTAATTCGTCACAATTAGGCTGTAATTGATGTTCGTTTTACTAGAAGATCTGATTCACATGAAAGTATATGCATTATACTTATAGATATATGACAACGTTTCTTCGTTTGTTCAATTACAAATTTACAGATTCCAAATACTCTCAACAATAAGTAGTAAATGCCTGAATAAATGGGACAGACGTCAAAAGTTCGGTACGAAATTTCGTTAAAGAAAATACTCGCAACGTCGAAGAGGCCGTGGTTCCCGCGCTTTGCACCGCGACACGACGCGGGAGTTGGTGAGGGACAGGGGAacggagagaaatttttttgtatcgacGGCCCTGAGGAGCCAGTCTTTTTAGTGGACAGAGAGCCGTTCTAAGGCACACGCCATGAGAATATGACAAAAGTAGTTCCTCCCCCACGCAACATACTCTCGTTCCATAATATGAGGTCCTGCATCGAGCAGTACGTACACACATAGCCAACGATCAATCTTCTATCCTTCGTCGACTCAAAGCTTTGGATTTTCCACCGCGAATTATTGTGGCAGTGTGCGCACGCGCGTTTATGTGTCCGAAGCTTATTCAGGCAACCGATGAACTACCTACTTGGCCTGTCAAATCACGCGTACCTgtgcaacagcaacagcagcagcagcggcggcGGCTTTCTTCGTAGTCAGTGTTGTGCAAATTCTCAATAAATATTCGTTGAATTTGATGTTGGGAAATTTCTCTTTCTGACATTCGTATCGTTGGTATTTCAACGCGGTACTAAATTTCGTGAATTATGCATTGGAATATAATAGCTGTTGGATATACGGAAGCGTGCGcacgtatatttttcccgTTGTTTCATGGTGATTCTTCGCATTTTGCGCGCAAACCCGACGGCGACGATGTACGCAGCACGAGGCGCGAGGCCGGGAGAGCCATCGTTATTATACGGCGGCGTGTGCACCGGAATCGATATTTGAAGCGTGCGTTCCGTTTCTGCGTGACTGGTGGTCGCTTCTCTCACATTCGCGCATCCCGCGGTCCTACGCGAAACGCGCGGGCGAGCCAAACGATGGGCTCTCGCTCGAAACAGAGACGAAAAACGTATATCAACAAATACGTTCGGCGATGAATTCCTTCTCTAAACACTCACCCAACCGATTGCATAGGTACGCAATGCGGGTGTAACGCGTTTGCAATTACGGATGTTGTTCACAGGAGATTAATCACCGCACATAGTAGTCGCACAACTGGCTGCAAGGATACAACATGATAAAGAAAGTATCTTATATGAAAAAGCCACCGATGTCAATATGACAGTCCGTAGGGCGGACGTTTTTCATCgtgattcaattattttcacgcaAAATTACATCGTACGCGCTTTTCACtcaaatttaaatgaaaaaacctACATCCCTAATCGAATCGTGTCGCACTGCATTGCGATGGCTAAAACTCTAGTAGGCGATGTTCTGTTctgatttttctaaaatagTTCGTGGTAATCATCTGTCAATCTGTGGCATGCGTACGCGTGTGAGCAACTACTCTCATTCcagtaaaattattcaacgacAGAATGCGACAACAggtaaatttcaattattaaagTGGGTGAAAAATCCGACGGATTTATATTATTCTCGGTTGGGTATTACGCGAAACGAACGATTATTTCGAACGAGGCTCCCGCGGATCCGAATGTTTTCTTCTCCATAACGCGGCTGCGGCGATGCCAAGTGTTCCCGCTGCTGCACGCGAAGCTACGAGTCTGTAGGTACTCGGTTAGCTGCTCGAACTATACAAATATGCCTTCTGCTTGCCTCTGGGTTAATCGTAAGAAAGTGGACAAACGATAGACCGTGATTTTCATACATCAACGAAAATATGCAAATCGGTGCAGCGAGGAACGGGAGTAACGATATGCGGACGGAGCACGATCCTCGAAGAAGTTTTTAACttctaattgaaaaatacgttAGAGTTTTGCCATATGACGTAGTAACGCAACACGGGACATTATGTCACTCCGCCCGGCCCCCCCAAACAATATTTCTGTCACCGCGGTGATACGCGAcacgcagtttttttttttaatcctggCTCAGATGTGCCggattattttatacattcgaTGCTCACGATTGCCTAGTTTTATGACTGCGTCAGTGAATTTTCAAGGGTGAAATGCATACGTGGGAGGGGGGagattctcttttttcaaatcagtGATGACCACAATTTTACATACCTGACAGCCGCTTGAATTTCACTTTAATTTCAATCAGAGCGTATAAAACTGCACTTTCCGTTGACGTCGACACTTGGAAATATTCACCAATAAAATagcgattattattattgttcttGTGTGATGAATCTTGACACATCTTACGGGTAAACTGGTCCGCTCATGCAGGTGACCGATTGAAGACTGTCGGGTCAGCCGCGAATACGGCCGAACTCAAACGAGCCCGGAGGGGTGACGGGCTTGTCCTTCCGACAACACTTTGACGATTTATCAAACGGATAAGCGGAGGCTGGTCTCGGACCGAGCCAGGATCACATTTTCACTGTTATTTCACCTAATAACCGCTGGAGTTTGACTCGCGTCAGCCGCGTTGCATCTAAATTAGGAATCGACTCTGCGGCGTCACTGACGATCACCCCCATTGCGCGAGCTAATGGACTCGTCCGTACTTGGCAACTGTTTTCCCTCGGCTCGAAGCTGCATTTTCATGCTGTCCGACGCCCGCGGCTCGGCCCGAGCTCGCCTCCGATTGGTCGATCAGTCCGAGCGACGTTTGCGCGCCGATTACGAACTCCGATATCCCCGGCAAACATGCCATAGCTAACCTCTTCTTCCTTTGTAGTCAGCTTTTGTTTCTTAACTAATGATTAATACCCAGGACCAAATGTTTACGATTTCCGTTATTGCcttattttctcttcaaattcatgataAAATCGCTGGAAACCCCTTTTACTCGTGAATAAAACGTGTGTACGTACGGCCACGCGTGTCGTTCCGGTACGCAGGCCAATTGGATCTGATCAACCGAAGACGAACTGTGCGTGAGCCTCTTTTTCCTTCCTCTCCACAGTGCATATGGGTATGTATGTACCATTGATAGCCGTCACTCgcttttttgttcttttatcAGCGATTTCAAATCACTAAAAAGTTTTATTACCGATTATAAAATGATTTCGACCTATCGGCTTTTATCGACATCGCTGCTTATTCGACATCTACTGATCAATTCCCTTTCTCGCacgtattaattaattacatttattatttcacgatgCCGTCGATTTCTGTAAGTTGTCTCGTCCGGTTGGCACGACGATACAAAGTGAAATGTGACCGACCAGTCGCTACAAAAACACGCGTGCGCGCGGTGTTGGGCAAAATTGTCTTTCAAAAGTCGAACACCACTACGACTCGCATTTAACTGACAAGTGGTAAAATATCGAACGAACATCTTAATCCCGGTAATATCCCCGTAAATTATTACAACCCGACACCCGGTGTAGATGCACACAAAAGCCCAATGTAAAAGTTAAAAGTCTTGATAGTTCATCAATTGACAGAGTAAAATTTGTCGGTTAAAGTTTGACAACTGTAACAACAATGAAACTTTTGTTAGATGTTTCATTTCCTTTCTATTCCCGTCGGTCACCACTCGACCTCTCGACACAGGAAACTATCGTTTTTCATTGGACGGTAGTGGCGGCCGGGCGTTAGTAGTCGACCAATCGGAATTGAGAGCGTGTAGCGAAGCGGTAACGGGCGATGAGATTACACGTGTCGTGCGTTCGCGAGATGATCACGGTAGTTTAAAGCAGGCTTCCTATGCGGATTAGCCGCAGTTTAACGTGCAGGTTCCTCGCCTAAGTTTAGCAGGTGATTTGCGTAGCTCTGACTTCGATAGAGTTTACAGGAAACTGGTATGGTTATAAATATCCACATATACCAGGGTTTATTCAAGGTTAACAGTGAAGGGATCTGACCATCTCGTCTTGTCGCTTTgtgtacttgttgatattgtTTTTAACATCATTATTTACTCTACTGTTGCAGACGATGATGTTCCTGACGATAATATCAGTACTGTGCCTAGGTATCGGAGCTTTTACCCAGAGTCAGCAAATTGACAGCAAACAGCTACAATGTTTAGGTGccgaaaaaatgaaagttttattcgaaaggaatgaaaaaagttttcattaACCGTTGTGAAAACATTGAACATCAAAGGAGTAgctaaaaaaatatcaacgtcCGAACAAAAGATCTTGGAtctattgataattatttgcCTTTAGTTTGCAGAACTACCATGGATGAGCTGGAGGCAGAAATAGCTAAAATCGATCCATCAGTTTCCATTGATGTTGGTAACTACCGACTGGACGCAAATGGAAATGTGAAACAAAAGTCTGTACGTAAACATGTAGCCTCTTACCGTTTCTCCATGTGTCTtgatttcataaatttgaTTGATCCGAGATGAGTAGAAGAATTATGATAGCCTGGTATTGATAGAAATATAGCTAATTGGCTCAGCTGTCAACTGTCAGCTACGATAACTGATACCAAATTGATAAGATATACTGATTGTCAATCTGTGATCTGAATTTTCTTTGCCCGATTATATTGCTGATACGCTTTGATtgatcaatatttttgttcaatatattatttttcaatagattCCTCTCGCCAGATCTGAAGTGCACATTTCTGACATGCTCGACAGTATATGCGCCAAACTTGACGACTATGTCAGAGCTACGTACAAATCGACCGGTCAACTTACGCTTCTAAGAATAATGGATCCTACCGGAGGAATGAATCCTGACATCAGCAAAGTGGACATTGTTCAAGACGGAGATTTGAACAAAAGCCTCAAATTCTATGTAAGCAGA is a window of Neodiprion pinetum isolate iyNeoPine1 chromosome 4, iyNeoPine1.2, whole genome shotgun sequence DNA encoding:
- the sel gene encoding protein seele isoform X1, encoding MNYLLGLSNHAYLCNSNSSSSGGGFLRSQLDLINRRRTVREPLFPSSPQCIWTMMFLTIISVLCLGIGAFTQSQQIDSKQLQCLVCRTTMDELEAEIAKIDPSVSIDVGNYRLDANGNVKQKSIPLARSEVHISDMLDSICAKLDDYVRATYKSTGQLTLLRIMDPTGGMNPDISKVDIVQDGDLNKSLKFYCEGIVDEFEDDIVQLFSKGTKDIDVKVCTDVANFCSDTVSGEDEFTEDDDFTERDEL
- the sel gene encoding protein seele isoform X2 produces the protein MVINIHIYQGLFKTMMFLTIISVLCLGIGAFTQSQQIDSKQLQCLVCRTTMDELEAEIAKIDPSVSIDVGNYRLDANGNVKQKSIPLARSEVHISDMLDSICAKLDDYVRATYKSTGQLTLLRIMDPTGGMNPDISKVDIVQDGDLNKSLKFYCEGIVDEFEDDIVQLFSKGTKDIDVKVCTDVANFCSDTVSGEDEFTEDDDFTERDEL
- the sel gene encoding protein seele isoform X3, producing MMFLTIISVLCLGIGAFTQSQQIDSKQLQCLVCRTTMDELEAEIAKIDPSVSIDVGNYRLDANGNVKQKSIPLARSEVHISDMLDSICAKLDDYVRATYKSTGQLTLLRIMDPTGGMNPDISKVDIVQDGDLNKSLKFYCEGIVDEFEDDIVQLFSKGTKDIDVKVCTDVANFCSDTVSGEDEFTEDDDFTERDEL